CTTCGGCCAAATACTCATCGAATTCATAGTGAACTGTTCCTGAAAAATTCGAATAGAATTTTGACAAGATAACAGACTGTTTCGCTAATGAAGCTAAATTTACTCGCTCAAAATGCAATTCTCCATGGGTCACGAAACGTTTCATTCGCTTAATAATAGTACTTATTAGGTCAACTTGTTCCAATGCTTTTTGGAGCACGACGATGAACTCCTTTGAACTGGACCCCTCTTGCTGTAAACGTAAAATACTACCTAATAGATAGGAATTCAGTGCCGATAACGGTTGGGAAATTTCATGAGACAATGAGGAGGCTGCTTCTCCGGAAAAATAACATCTTGATATTCGATCAAGAGTCGTTTGTTGCTGCTTAATTAACTCCTGATTTTGTTTTTGTTCTGTAATAAAATGCCAGGTACCAATCATTTTAATCGGATTATTTTCTGCATCACGAATATAACGTCCACGAGCCGATACCCATTCATAATGTCCTTTAGTGGATTGAATACGAAAATCTGAGTAATGGTCCTCATAATGGGTCAGAGAATTAACTAAGGCATTGGCAATTTCTTCACGATCTTCTGGATGAAGTCGTGTTATAAAATGATCGATATGCCCCACTTTGCTGTCTGCATTTAAAATGGATAGCGATTCAGAGTAGCCAAAATCAATTATTTCATTGGTCCCCAAATCCCATTGCCACACATTTAATTTGCCGACATCCAATAATTCCATTAAGTAATCATGAGAAATTTCGTAGGTGAGATTATTTGAAAATAGATCTTCGGAATATTCCTTTTTTAAATCCAAAGACAACTTGGAGTTCCTCATGATATATCCCCTATGAAATTGAATCCAACCTAGCTTTATTTGTGTTTCAAATAAGGAAACTATTCTTCATTTTTAAAATCATACCACAGTATTTTTATCACAGAGTTGCATTAATTTGAATTAATATTTAACATAATGATTTTTATCTAAATTATACGTCAACGCACACCAAAGTGGTTCAATGATGATTAGGCTCTCCCAACCATCATTGATAATCTACTTAATGGTCAATGTGGTAAGGCTGATAAACTGGTTCCCATACATTGTCTGCAAGCTCCTCCTCAAATCCTGCTTCATTAACCCCAGCAAGCCCTTCCAATATTGCCTGCTTCCCGACTGCTTTGGCTACAGCAAGACTAATTGAGCGGAGGTTTGCCAATGGGGGTAATAGATTAGCCGATTTATTTTCTCGGGCTGGAGAGCATTCGGCAAGCGCTAGGGCGGCCGCTTTGATCATTCCATCGGAAACCAGTTTTGCCTTGGAAGAGATAATTCCTAAAGCTAAACCGGGAAAAATGTATGAATTATTTGTTTGATCAATATGATATTCTTTCCCTTTGTACTGTACAGGCTCGAAAGGACTTCCTGTTCCAATTAAGGCACGACCTTCCGTCCAATTCAACAGATCTTGGGGTATTGCTTCACTATGAGAAGTTGGATTAGAAAGCGGGAAAATAACGGGGCGATCGGTATACTTTGCCATTGTACGGACCACTTCTTCAGTAAATGCACCTTGTTGGGCTGAAACGCCAATAAGCACCGTCGGCTTAACATTGCGAACCACATCGAGCAATCCGATTTCTTCTGAATTGCTAAGCTGCCATCCAGATACTTCGGAGCGTTTACGCGCAAAAGTAGCCTGATCCGCAGTCAATCCTTTCCCCCCTTCAACAAGAAGTCCGTATCTATCCACCGCATAGATACGATCGCCGGCTTCTTGATCGCTTAATCCTGCATCTTTAAGAGCCCCTCGTATCAATTCAGCAATTCCATGTCCCGTGCCACCAAAACCTACAAATACGATTTTTTGTTCTTTCAGTGGAATTCCAGTGACATTAATAGCAGAAAGTAAGGTCCCTGTTGCCATCGCTGCAGTTCCTTGGATGTCATCATTAAATGTGCACAGTTGATCTCGATAACGGGCCAATAACCGTGTTGCATTTACGCCTGCAAAATCTTCCCATTGTAGAAGAACATGCGGCCAACGACGTTTCACTGCAGATACAAAAGTATCCACAAATGCATCATACTCTTCCCCACGAATACGATGATGTCGCCAACCAACATAAAGAGGATCTGCCAATCGTTCTTCATTATCCGTTCCCACATCCAGTAAAATAGGCAAGCAATATTGTGGCGGAATGCCAGCCAAAGCAGTATAAAGTGCCATTTTACCAATAGGGATTCCCATGCCTCCCGCGCCTTGGTCACCCAGACCGAGAATACGCTCACCATCACTTACAACAATACACTTGATTAAATCATAACGGGGATGAGAAAAAATTTGATCAATCAAATGCTTATTAGGATAACTAAGAAATAGACCTCGTGGTTTGCGAAATATTTCACTGAATTTCTGACATCCCTCACCAACTACGGGGGTATAAACTATAGGGAGCATTTCCTCAATATTATTAATAATCAACGAGTAAAACAGTGTTTCATTATTATCTTGGAGACCCCGTAGGAAACTGTACTTTTCTAATGGAGTAGACAATTCAGTCAATCCGTCGTAGCGACGTTTTTGCTGCTCTTGCAAAGTACTCACTTGAGGAGGCAATAAACCGTGAAGAGAAAAGTCATCCCGTTCATGATCAGTAAATGCGGTCCCTTTATTTAATCTGGAATTATTCAACAGATTATAACCGGTCAATTTGGTTTTAATGGTTCCTTCTTTGAGATATTGAGTTTCCTGAGCTGATTTTTTCATTTTTCAAGGTCCTTTTTAATGAAGTATTTTAAACTGCACAACTGTTTATTCGGGTAAAGGGATCCATTCTTTATCATCGCCAGGTATGGTCCCAAACCGCCCTTCGCTCCAATCCAATTTTGCCTGCTCAATTCGTTCCTTAGAACTGGCTACAAAATTCCACCAAAGATATCGCCGTTGTTCAAGTGGGGGCCCACCTAAGATAATCATATGGACCTCAGAAGTAGCTGTTATTTTGACTTCAACTCCTGTTTTAAGGATAAGCATGCTAGTTGCGTTATACGGAATGTTCTCAATAGTTATCTTACCACTTAAAAGATAAATTGCTCGCTCTTCTACTGTGGATGGAATACTAAATTGAATGTGAGGTTTTAATTTACATTCGACAAAAAGTGCACCATTCGGAGCAATAACCGATGATTTAGAGCCCATCCATTCGCCAGTAACAATTCGCAAACTCATATTTTTATCATCATTATATATAGGAATGGCACTTTTATCATAATGGGTGAATGAAGGATTGGTTTCTTCTTTGTTAAGAGCTAATGCGAGCCAGCATTGAATGCCAAAGAAGTGATGTGGATAGAAACGAGCTTCATATGGCGTACGCTCTGAATGAGCAATACCTCGACCTGCTGTCATTAAATTAACTTCGCCAGGAACAATAATTTGACAACTGCCAAGTGTATCTCGATGTTCCAATTTTCCAGAAAATAGATACGTCATGGTTGATAAACCAATATGTGGATGCGGAAGTATATCGATTCCTCCTCCCGTTAGCAGTTCGCTTGGTCCTGCTTGATCCCAAAAAACAAAAGGGCCTACAGTTTTTTTCTCCTTAGAGGGGATTATACGCTCTACTTGAAATCCACCCAGATCAACTGCCCGAGGGAGCAACACTACACTAACTTGTTCCGGACATCCTTGAGTCTCACATATTGGGTCATTCGCATTAAAGTAACTCATTCTTGATCTTCTCCCTTAGACCACAATATCCTGCTCTGACTATTGAAATAAGCAT
The DNA window shown above is from Legionella sp. PC997 and carries:
- a CDS encoding sensor histidine kinase produces the protein MRNSKLSLDLKKEYSEDLFSNNLTYEISHDYLMELLDVGKLNVWQWDLGTNEIIDFGYSESLSILNADSKVGHIDHFITRLHPEDREEIANALVNSLTHYEDHYSDFRIQSTKGHYEWVSARGRYIRDAENNPIKMIGTWHFITEQKQNQELIKQQQTTLDRISRCYFSGEAASSLSHEISQPLSALNSYLLGSILRLQQEGSSSKEFIVVLQKALEQVDLISTIIKRMKRFVTHGELHFERVNLASLAKQSVILSKFYSNFSGTVHYEFDEYLAEVYLDRNQMRQVFLNLINNAFEAMFDAQTKNPSLLLKIKNQGTEVLVSIVDNGPGVPQGVLNNLFTSCYSTKEYGLGLGLSICKKIIEAHGGCIKIESNTAGEGTISSFRLPNHILGSYNE
- a CDS encoding NAD-dependent malic enzyme, with the translated sequence MKKSAQETQYLKEGTIKTKLTGYNLLNNSRLNKGTAFTDHERDDFSLHGLLPPQVSTLQEQQKRRYDGLTELSTPLEKYSFLRGLQDNNETLFYSLIINNIEEMLPIVYTPVVGEGCQKFSEIFRKPRGLFLSYPNKHLIDQIFSHPRYDLIKCIVVSDGERILGLGDQGAGGMGIPIGKMALYTALAGIPPQYCLPILLDVGTDNEERLADPLYVGWRHHRIRGEEYDAFVDTFVSAVKRRWPHVLLQWEDFAGVNATRLLARYRDQLCTFNDDIQGTAAMATGTLLSAINVTGIPLKEQKIVFVGFGGTGHGIAELIRGALKDAGLSDQEAGDRIYAVDRYGLLVEGGKGLTADQATFARKRSEVSGWQLSNSEEIGLLDVVRNVKPTVLIGVSAQQGAFTEEVVRTMAKYTDRPVIFPLSNPTSHSEAIPQDLLNWTEGRALIGTGSPFEPVQYKGKEYHIDQTNNSYIFPGLALGIISSKAKLVSDGMIKAAALALAECSPARENKSANLLPPLANLRSISLAVAKAVGKQAILEGLAGVNEAGFEEELADNVWEPVYQPYHIDH
- a CDS encoding pirin family protein codes for the protein MSYFNANDPICETQGCPEQVSVVLLPRAVDLGGFQVERIIPSKEKKTVGPFVFWDQAGPSELLTGGGIDILPHPHIGLSTMTYLFSGKLEHRDTLGSCQIIVPGEVNLMTAGRGIAHSERTPYEARFYPHHFFGIQCWLALALNKEETNPSFTHYDKSAIPIYNDDKNMSLRIVTGEWMGSKSSVIAPNGALFVECKLKPHIQFSIPSTVEERAIYLLSGKITIENIPYNATSMLILKTGVEVKITATSEVHMIILGGPPLEQRRYLWWNFVASSKERIEQAKLDWSEGRFGTIPGDDKEWIPLPE